From the genome of Treponema peruense:
TTTCGCCGTTGTGTGCAATAAAGCGGTTCGGATGTGCACGCTGCCATGAAGGCTGTGTATTTGTGCTGAATCTTGAATGAACAAGAGCCATGCTTGAAACATAGTCTTCACTCTGAAGGTCGGTGTAGAAAGTACGAAGCTGTTTTACAAGGAACATTCCTTTATAAACAATCGTGCGGCTTGAAAATGAAGCAACGTATGTATTCAGGTGTGAATGTTCAAATTCGCGGCGCAGAATATACAGTTTTCTGTCAAAGGCAAGTCCTTTTTCTACATTCTGCGGGCGTTCAACAAAGCACTGCATGATACACGGCATACAGTCACGGGCTTTCTTTCCCAAAACTTCGGGATTCACCGGAACTTCGCGCCAGCCCAAAAACTTAAGTCCTTCCTTTTCTGAAAGAACTTCAAGCATTTTCATTGCCTGACTTCTTATAAACTTATCCTGCGGAAAAAAGAACATTCCGATTCCGTAGTCCCTTTCGCCGCCAAGTGTAATTGAGCAGTCAGCTGCAGCTTTTTTAAAGAATTTGTGCGATACTTGGACAAGTATTCCTACTCCGTCTCCTGTTTCGCCGGTAGCATCTTTTCCCGCACGGTGTTCAAGCTTTTCTACTATAGAAAGAGCATTGTCTACTATTTTATGAGTCTGTTTTCCGTCAATGTTAACAACCGCACCGATTCCGCAGTTGTCATGCTCAAACGACGGCTCATACAAAGTATTTTTGTTTTGGATCATTGCAGCCCCCTTACTCGCTACATATACGTTTAGTCTGAAAGTTTAAAAAAAATGACGTTCGGTCGGAAAAACTCATTTGCCGTAAGGGCACAATAAGTTCGTCCAACCAAACGTCATTGTCGGTAACTAAAAGTATACGGAAATATACATTTTTTTGCAATAGCATTCACGCCGGAGTACTCAAAAAATTTGAAAAATTCCTCTGCAAAAATCATATTCTGCAGTTATATATTATATCAAACTATGCTATACTTAAAGGAAAGTTTTCTTACAGAACTTTTGTAACTGATTTTTCTAATATTGGAGAATATTATGTCTATTTTTCAGGGAATTCTTCTGGGACTTCTTCAGGGGGTTGCGGAATTTCTGCCTATATCTTCGTCGGGTCATCTGGCTGTAGTTCAGAATCTGTTCGGGCTTGAAGATGTTCCTCTTCTTTTTGACGTGTTTCTTCATCTTGCAACACTTCTGGCAGTTGTCCTGTTTTTCAGAAAGAAAATATGGGAACTTTTGTGCACATTCGGCAGACTCTTTACAAAGAAGAATGAAAATGCTTCTGAACAGGAGCAAATCCGTGAAACAGAAGACAGAAGATATATTCTTGCAATAGTACTTACAACCCTTGTAACAGGCGTTCTTGGCATTGCAACGTCAAAAATCCTGCCGGACTTTCCTATCAAGGCAGTATGTGCCGGCTTTATTGTTACAGCCGCACTTCTTGTAGTTTCTGCCCTGCTTGAAAAACGGGCCGCCGCAAATAATACAGAAAGTAGCGAAACTGCGGCGCCGTCATGGAAGCAGGCTCTTGTTATAGGACTGGCCCAGGGCTGCGGTACACTTCCGGGAATTTCAAGAAGCGGCTCCACAATTGCAGGCGCACTCTTCTGCGGAGTAAACCGTGCACAGGCTGGGGAGTTTTCGTTTATCGTATCAATTCCTGCTATTTTAGGAGCATTTATTCTTGAAGCAAAAGATCTGGGCAATGTTGCTTCTACTGTTGGCGCCGAACCTGTTATTGCAGGATGTGCGGCAGCCTTCGCAAGCGGCTATCTGGCCCTCACTTGGCTTATGAAGATGATACGCAAGGGACGCCTTGAATGGTTTGCCTGCTATCTTATTCCACTTGGAATACTCGGAATGATTTTCCTGCACTGATATATATTATATAGAAGAAAAAAACAAAGTCTGCGTTGCAGATTTTTATCCCGTACTTTTGGAGAATTTTATGGATCAACCAACAATTTCAAGACCATCGCGTGCAGTTCCTGTACTTCATATGCTGCTCAATTTAATTTTGATTCCCTACGTCACTGTATACATACTGGCCGCAAAATTACTTACACCCGGTCAGCTGGGAGCAATTTTTATTCAGCCTGCAATTCTTTGCTTTCTGGCTTTTCACATTACAGTTTCAATCCTGACTTACAGAATTTTAACAAAGAAAATCATGACTTACGACGGAACGCCCGAAAGTTGT
Proteins encoded in this window:
- a CDS encoding undecaprenyl-diphosphate phosphatase; protein product: MSIFQGILLGLLQGVAEFLPISSSGHLAVVQNLFGLEDVPLLFDVFLHLATLLAVVLFFRKKIWELLCTFGRLFTKKNENASEQEQIRETEDRRYILAIVLTTLVTGVLGIATSKILPDFPIKAVCAGFIVTAALLVVSALLEKRAAANNTESSETAAPSWKQALVIGLAQGCGTLPGISRSGSTIAGALFCGVNRAQAGEFSFIVSIPAILGAFILEAKDLGNVASTVGAEPVIAGCAAAFASGYLALTWLMKMIRKGRLEWFACYLIPLGILGMIFLH